From the Lathyrus oleraceus cultivar Zhongwan6 chromosome 4, CAAS_Psat_ZW6_1.0, whole genome shotgun sequence genome, one window contains:
- the LOC127075428 gene encoding ATP synthase subunit alpha, chloroplastic, whose amino-acid sequence MGDGLMIQEGSFVKATGRIAQIPVSEGYLGRVVNALAKPIDGRGEISTSESRLIESPAPGIISRRSVYEPLQTGLIVIDSMIPIGRGQRELIIGDRQVGKTAVATNTILNQQRQSVICVYVAIGQKASSVAQVVTTLQERGAMEYTIIVAETANSPSTLQYLAPYTGAALAEYFMYRERHTLIIYDDPSKHAQAYRQMSLLL is encoded by the coding sequence ATGGGTGATGGTTTGATGATACAAGAGGGAAGTTTCGTAAAAGCAACAGGAAGAATTGCTCAGATACCAGTAAGTGAGGGTTATTTGGGTCGTGTTGTAAATGCCCTAGCTAAACCTATTGACGGTCGAGGAGAAATTTCAACTTCGGAATCTCGGTTAATTGAATCTCCCGCTCCCGGTATTATTTCCAGACGTTCCGTGTATGAGCCTCTTCAAACAGGACTTATTGTTATTGATTCTATGATCCCTATAGGGCGTGGCCAGCGAGAATTGATTATTGGGGACAGACAAGTAGGTAAAACAGCAGTAGCTACAAATACGATTCTCAATCAACAGAGACAAAGTGTAATATGTGTTTATGTAGCTATTGGTCAAAAAGCATCTTCTGTGGCTCAAGTAGTAACTACTTTACAAGAAAGAGGAGCAATGGAATACACTATTATAGTGGCTGAAACAGCAAATTCCCCATCTACATTACAATACCTCGCGCCTTATACAGGAGCAGCTCTGGCTGAATATTTTATGTACCGTGAACGTCACACTTTAATTATTTATGATGATCCCTCCAAACACGCACAGGCTTATCGCCAAATGTCTCTTCTATTATGA